A single genomic interval of Mesoplodon densirostris isolate mMesDen1 chromosome 20, mMesDen1 primary haplotype, whole genome shotgun sequence harbors:
- the LOC132481197 gene encoding uncharacterized protein C2orf78-like, whose product NSLKGLDQSKGPDVMKAKDTRAIHLKMNQVQEKPSVLKVPSDQPRKNKHKASEPISGAPKAKIQPKNPECLLGGEVVPCNAAVSDRAPVNTAKHSKGKPQKTASRKISKTKSHEQEKTTRARGRKKAEENKQSGNKVKAEEKPTIPQMKRKEHQTELIQESFKKPRTSLGMCMLESAKVFHALGEKNDKKTGLSSCRVLGNSSNPKDPQSPPPSQPWQRTPREGKSPEKPQVKTQKPDSSAETEFPSPSQYHLPPRGKVKLIPLTFSAWNKPQARPAPRRPQSLLSHLPTVADRAQTASTNSAQPAAATSSQPAPASLPGPAKPAQPTVTNPTHPGWTDHTQPSVPQSVAPRPAPYKTSSGASLQREPVPPAVTKRLSPPKLQTAFLLQDFSKQRRPWREPNVSEPVTSKPIEQEHRPEREAMKRRAQQERVNAAKYTSLGKLQFFTERQKEMEIADNYGYL is encoded by the coding sequence aattctttgaaaGGTCTTGATCAATCCAAAGGTCCCGACGTGATGAAAGCCAAAGACACCAGAGCCATTCATCTTAAGATGAATCAGGTACAGGAAAAGCCAAGTGTCCTAAAGGTTCCCTCTGATCAACCCAGGAAGAACAAACATAAAGCCTCTGAGCCGATCAGTGGTGCTCCCAAGGCCAAAATCCAGCCAAAGAATCCAGAGTGCCTGTTAGGGGGAGAAGTGGTTCCATGCAATGCTGCAGTCAGTGACAGGGCTCCTGTGAACACGGCCAAGCATTCTAAAGGGAAACCTCAGAAAACTGCATCCAGAAAGATCAGCAAAACTAAGAGCCATGAGCAGGAAAAGACCACAAGGGCCAGGGGAAGAAAGAAGGCTGAAGAGAATAAGCAGTCAGGGAACAAAgtcaaggcagaagagaagccaacaaTTCCCCAGATGAAGCGGAAGGAACACCAAACTGAGCTTATCCAAGAGAGCTTTAAAAAGCCTCGAACCTCCCTAGGCATGTGCATGCTGGAGTCTGCGAAGGTTTTTCATGCACTGGGGGAGAAGAATGACAAGAAAACTGGGCTCTCTTCCTGTCGGGTCTTGGGAAATTCAAGCAACCCCAAAGACCCCCAGTCACCCCCACCTAGCCAGCCATGGCAGCGTACCCCACGTGAGGGTAAGAGCCCTGAGAAACCTCAAGTCAAAACCCAGAAACCAGACAGCAGTGCTGAAACAGAGTTTCCATCTCCATCCCAGTATCACTTGCCTCCTCGTGGGAAGGTCAAGTTGATACCTCTGACTTTTTCTGCCTGGAACAAGCCTCAAGCTCGACCTGCTCCTCGGAGGCCACAGTCTCTGCTCTCACATCTGCCTACTGTGGCGGACCGTGCCCAGACTGCCTCTACTAACTCGGCTCAACCTGCTGCAGCCACTTCATCCCAGCCAGCTCCTGCCTCTTTGCCAGGTCCGGCCAAACCAGCTCAGCCAACTGTGACCAACCCAACCCATCCGGGTTGGACCGACCATACCCAGCCTAGTGTCCCTCAGTCTGTTGCTCCTAGGCCTGCACCCTACAAAACTTCATCTGGCGCTTCGCTCCAGCGGGAGCCTGTTCCCCCTGCTGTGACTAAGCGCCTCTCCCCACCCAAGCTCCAAACCGCATTTCTACTCCAAGACTTCAGCAAGCAACGAAGACCATGGAGGGAACCCAACGTTTCTGAGCCAGTCACGTCAAAGCCCATCGAACAAGAGCACAGACCAGAGCGGGAGGCCATGAAGAGGCGGGCTCAACAAGAACGTGTGAATGCTGCCAAATACACCTCTTTGGGGAAACTGCAGTTTTTCACTGAGAggcaaaaagaaatggaaattgctGACAACTACGGATATTTATAG